A genome region from Oryzias latipes chromosome 2, ASM223467v1 includes the following:
- the LOC111948918 gene encoding gastrula zinc finger protein XlCGF71.1-like: METGSDERCYICKECGKSFCDISQFRIHIRIHAEDKRFTCKECDKSFNYISHLKAHMRTHTGEKPFSCKECKKSFSQVSSLNKHMRTHTGEKPFSCKECKKSFSQVSSLNKHMRTHTGERPFSCKECKKSFSQVSSLNKHMRTHTGEKPFSCKECKKSFSQISHLKTHMRTHTGEKPFSCKECKKSFSQVSSLNKHMRNHTGEKPFSCKECKKSFSQISHLQTHMRTHTGEKPFSCKECKKSFGHIHHLKRHMRTCKTFS, from the coding sequence ATGGAGACTGGGTCTGATGAAAGAtgttatatctgtaaagaatgtgGTAAAAGCTTTTGTGACATATCTCAGTTCAGAATTCACATAAGAATCCATGCAGAAGATAAGAGATTTACTTGTAAGGAATGTGACAAAAGTTTTAATTACATATCTCATCTCAaagcacacatgagaactcacacaggagaaaagcctttttcttgtaaagaatgtaaaaaaagttttagtcaaGTATCTTCTCTCAAcaaacacatgagaactcacacaggagaaaagcctttttcttgtaaagaatgtaaaaaaagttttagtcaaGTATCTTCTCTCAAcaaacacatgagaactcacacaggagaaaggcctttttcttgtaaagaatgtaaaaaaagttttagtcaaGTATCTTCTCTCAAcaaacacatgagaactcacacaggagaaaagcctttttcttgtaaagaatgtaaaaaaagttttagtcaaatatctcatctcaaaacacacatgagaactcatacaggagaaaagcctttttcttgtaaagaatgtaaaaaaagttttagtcaaGTATCTTCTCTCAACAAACACATGAGAaatcacacaggagaaaagcctttttcttgtaaagaatgtaaaaaaagttttagtcaaATATCTCATCTccaaacacacatgagaactcatacaggagaaaagcctttttcttgtaaagaatgtaaaaaaagttttggtcaTATACAtcatctcaaaagacacatgagaacttGTAAGACTTTTTCTTGA